Proteins encoded together in one Bactrocera neohumeralis isolate Rockhampton chromosome 4, APGP_CSIRO_Bneo_wtdbg2-racon-allhic-juicebox.fasta_v2, whole genome shotgun sequence window:
- the LOC126754578 gene encoding uncharacterized protein LOC126754578 produces the protein MNVEMDVIIMRHTNKLAKETYNAYNNAHPNTTSKSWTPVSITELFAFFGILIMTGANHSNREHVRDLWSVKNYPLYRATMGVNRFCSILRFLRLDDKNTRATRLLTDKAAPISELWTMKNNNHYKPSSCLTIDEQLFPYRGRTRFTQYIPSKPAKYGVKVWWICDATNAYPLHGQIYTGQAETGRETNQGERVVKDLSAKYQGSGRNITMDNLFTTLPVAELLLTWKLTIVGTLRKNKSYIPQEMKQNKNMTIGSTTFGFKNNVTMCSYVPKKNKAVILLSTMHNDAEIADSGKPEIIEYYNRTKGRMDQMFAEYPTQSQTKRCSSTYWTLQLMQPTLSTI, from the coding sequence ATGAACGTTGAAATGGATGTTATAATTATGCGCCACACAAATAAGTTAGCAAAAGAAACTTATAATGCTTACAACAATGCGCATCCAAACACAACTTCTAAGTCATGGACTCCTGTGTCAATAACAGAGCTGTTTGCATTTTTTGGCATACTTATTATGACTGGTGCGAACCATAGCAATAGAGAACATGTTCGAGATTTATGGAGCGTCAAAAACTATCCTTTATATCGCGCCACAATGGGAGTCAACCGTTTCTGTTCGATATTGCGGTTCCTAAGACTTGACGATAAAAACACTCGTGCAACACGCTTACTAACTGATAAAGCAGCACCGATCAGTGAGTTGTGGACGATGAAGAACAATAATCATTACAAGCCCAGCTCATGCTTGACGATTGATGAACAATTATTTCCTTACCGTGGACGCACACGGTTTACGCAGTACATACCGTCAAAACCTGCTAAATATGGTGTCAAGGTTTGGTGGATTTGCGATGCCACAAATGCATATCCACTGCATGGACAAATATATACTGGCCAAGCAGAAACTGGTAGGGAAACGAACCAAGGCGAACGAGTGGTGAAGGATTTGTCTGCCAAATACCAAGGAAGTGGCCGAAACATTACAATGGACAATTTGTTTACGACCTTGCCAGTTGCAGAACTGCTTCTCACCTGGAAACTCACGATCGTTGGAACTTtgcgcaaaaacaaatcatatattcCTCAAGAAATGAAGCAGAACAAAAACATGACAATTGGTTCAACAACATttggcttcaaaaataatgtgacAATGTGCTCTTatgttcccaaaaaaaataaagcagtaattTTGCTTTCGACCATGCATAATGATGCTGAAATAGCTGACAGTGGGAAAcctgaaataattgaatattataatcgTACCAAAGGTCGAATGGACCAAATGTTTGCGGAATATCCAACACAAAGCCAAACAAaacgatgttcttcaacatattggACATTACAGCTTATGCAGCCTACATTGTCTACGATTTGA